One genomic window of Biomphalaria glabrata chromosome 9, xgBioGlab47.1, whole genome shotgun sequence includes the following:
- the LOC106071582 gene encoding divergent protein kinase domain 1A-like produces MRLRLRARCPSVLGEFILKCLTYIIVAFTLCQRHICCVLCMVVVVCFLWWASSDGEKCFGHELVKHVCQEYKEKNVAGDMCDSLCNEKEIDIGSCTSYSDILQIFQNGDLVFSVQNDPFHSWLIDSIVEGTKLKRFVFDVDKHIQSELGLTDTSALMSRIIGDFDLNKDGNLNLGEAQSIWRLLKQPFFLAFYVFQDSTAVPHLNGSCGGISIWHRPHLTTGDNLYHSKGPWPLSLFSSHAYRWTLPAWHKRAKVMLSLLELVEEMYEKNGVRYHLCNVSGLTLYQLPNYEVTLSEEAMMLSSNQVAKRLANISCQSSSDCTLTHQCQTVCELTTAQCTGKLIRPTLAYVCDIMQDYLLFDAPRALKSTLTRLIHRCQNMSMHLPKLDLLHSVVVVDIKTVLWNTLQYSHA; encoded by the exons GGCAAGATGTCCTTCTGTACTTGGTGAATTCATTCTAAAGTGTTTGACTTATATCATT GTTGCTTTCACATTATGTCAACGTCACATTTGTTGTGTCCTGTGCATGGTTGTTGTGGTGTGTTTCCTCTGGTGGGCATCCAGCGACGGAGAGAAGTGTTTTGGCCATGAGTTAGTTAAGCATGTG TgccaggaatacaaagaaaagaATGTAGCAGGTGATATGTGTGACAGTCTGTGcaatgagaaagaaatagacattgGTTCTTGTACAAGTTACTCGGATATATTACAG ATCTTTCAGAATGGTGACCTCGTCTTCTCTGTTCAGAATGATCCATTTCATTCCTGGCTAATAGACAGCATAGTGGAAGGCACAAAACTAAAACGCTTTGTCTTTGATGTAGACAAACATATACAGAGCGAGTTGGGACTGACAGACACCTCGGCATTGATGAGCAGGATTATTGGGgattttgatttaaataaaGATGGAAAT ctgaATCTTGGAGAAGCTCAGAGTATATGGCGTTTACTGAAGCAACCCTTTTTCTTagcattttatgtttttcag gaTTCAACAGCTGTTCCTCATTTGAATGGTTCCTGTGGAGGGATCAGCATTTGGCACAGACCCCACTTGACCACTGGCGATAATCTTTACCATTCAAAGGGGCCATGGCCACTCAGTCTCTTTTCCAGTCATGCTTACCGCTGGACTTTGCCCGCCTGGCACAAAAGGGCAAAGGTCATGCTCAGCTTGTTGGAGTTAGTGGAAGAAATGTACGAAAAGAATGGAGTCAG ataTCATTTGTGTAATGTCAGTGGCCTGACACTCTATCAGCTTCCCAATTATGAAGTCACTTTATCAGAGGAAGCCATGATGCTGTCCAGCAACCAAGTGGCCAAAAGGTTGGCCAACATCTCTTGCCAAAGCTCATCAGATTGCACTTTAACCCATCAGTGTCAAACCGTTTGTGAACTGACCACTGCTCAGTGCACAGGCAAACTAATTCGACCCACTTTGGCTTACGTCTGTGATATCATGCAGGATTATCTTCTGTTTGATGCCCCTCGAGCATTAAAGTCTACATTGACTCGATTAATTCATCGCTGCCAGAACATGTCTATGCATTTACCTAAACTTGATTTGTTACACTCTGTGGTGGTGGTCGATATCAAGACAGTTCTTTGGAATACACTCCAGTACTCTCACGCATAA